In one Pseudodesulfovibrio tunisiensis genomic region, the following are encoded:
- the hutC gene encoding histidine utilization repressor — protein sequence MPRISKTAMIREHILGKIRNGEWQTGFRIPSEAELMRQFSASRMTVHRAVKELAAEGFVVRERGRGSFVARRIPRSELLEIGDVAEEVRRRGGNYYCRVLLLELLTASPEAIMIFGPKSEGSIAHSLIVHYEADKPLMLEDRYADMRVAPGYLDHDFTSATAHKFLMRVAPLQKAEHELTAVLPTTEQQRHLGIGADEPCLLLKRRTWSGGKLASYAELLYPGSRYSFGGEFIPAK from the coding sequence ATGCCGCGCATCAGCAAGACAGCCATGATTCGGGAACACATTCTCGGCAAGATCAGAAACGGGGAATGGCAGACAGGCTTTCGCATCCCGTCGGAAGCGGAATTGATGCGCCAGTTTTCCGCCAGCCGCATGACCGTGCACCGGGCTGTCAAGGAACTGGCCGCCGAGGGATTCGTGGTGCGCGAACGCGGAAGGGGCAGCTTCGTGGCTCGCCGCATCCCGCGTTCCGAGCTGCTGGAAATCGGCGACGTGGCCGAGGAAGTTCGGCGACGCGGCGGCAACTACTACTGCCGGGTCCTGCTGCTGGAACTGCTGACAGCCTCCCCCGAAGCCATCATGATATTCGGCCCCAAGTCCGAGGGCTCCATAGCCCACTCCCTGATCGTGCACTACGAGGCGGACAAGCCCCTGATGCTCGAAGACCGCTACGCAGACATGCGCGTGGCCCCCGGCTATCTGGATCACGACTTCACCTCGGCCACGGCCCACAAATTTCTCATGCGCGTGGCTCCGCTGCAAAAGGCGGAACACGAACTGACCGCAGTGCTGCCCACAACCGAACAGCAGAGACATCTCGGCATCGGCGCAGACGAGCCCTGCCTGCTGCTCAAACGCAGGACATGGTCCGGGGGCAAGCTCGCGTCCTATGCCGAGCTGCTCTACCCGGGCTCCAGATACAGCTTCGGCGGAGAATTCATTCCCGCGAAATGA
- a CDS encoding substrate-binding periplasmic protein, producing the protein MRVRGIVMFLTVWLLFGANAWAGDRTLLFASVNWEPYAGENMPQQGVAAAIIREACRRGGLEAEFRFLPWARAQEEVRQGKYDALFNAYYSADRDRDFGLSRSYMSGPLALCVRSGSGVVWNGTAESLGRYTIGVVRGYVNTPLIDNASFLARDEAVSDLFNLRKLLAGRVDAIVIDKYVAIHLLKTNPTIAADVGDIEFLEPLLRDRKLYVMFSRNRKGWKEHLALFDKGFEAMKRDGEWAEILACFGFLPE; encoded by the coding sequence ATGCGCGTGCGGGGAATCGTGATGTTTCTGACGGTCTGGCTGCTGTTTGGCGCAAATGCGTGGGCAGGGGATCGGACCCTGCTTTTCGCCAGCGTGAACTGGGAGCCGTATGCCGGGGAGAACATGCCGCAACAGGGGGTTGCCGCGGCCATCATTCGCGAGGCATGCCGCAGGGGCGGACTGGAGGCCGAGTTTCGTTTTCTGCCGTGGGCCCGGGCTCAGGAGGAGGTCCGCCAGGGCAAGTACGATGCCCTGTTCAATGCCTACTACAGTGCGGATCGCGACCGGGATTTCGGTTTGAGCCGGTCATACATGTCCGGGCCGCTCGCCCTGTGCGTCCGGAGCGGGAGCGGGGTTGTCTGGAACGGGACTGCGGAAAGTCTGGGGCGGTATACCATCGGCGTTGTCCGGGGGTATGTGAACACGCCGCTTATCGATAATGCGTCGTTTCTGGCTCGGGACGAGGCCGTGAGCGATCTGTTCAACCTGCGCAAGTTGCTGGCGGGACGGGTTGATGCCATTGTCATTGACAAGTATGTGGCCATTCATCTGCTCAAGACGAATCCGACCATAGCTGCGGATGTGGGGGATATCGAATTTCTCGAGCCCCTTCTCAGGGATCGCAAGCTGTACGTGATGTTTTCCAGAAACAGGAAGGGGTGGAAAGAACACCTTGCCCTGTTCGACAAGGGGTTTGAGGCCATGAAGCGGGACGGCGAGTGGGCCGAGATTCTGGCCTGTTTCGGATTTCTGCCCGAGTAG
- a CDS encoding GAK system XXXCH domain-containing protein produces the protein MSREHRFERFVDREALPAFFRGLADALESGGQGELACVDDLVKAKIVLRDQFGKMHLKVKVKTSEPCVPDASVESRGVRRPEYRELKKRMKISFGMIVKMVHRGEMPPARAVQSFLADSELMVTYSGYGDEFYDEYRVACRALEQAFALGELERMHSAVDELARQKGHCHANYD, from the coding sequence ATGTCCAGAGAACACCGCTTTGAAAGATTCGTGGATCGGGAGGCGCTGCCCGCCTTCTTTCGCGGACTTGCCGATGCCCTGGAGAGCGGCGGACAGGGGGAGCTTGCCTGCGTGGATGATCTGGTCAAGGCCAAGATCGTGCTTCGCGACCAGTTCGGCAAGATGCATCTCAAGGTCAAGGTGAAGACCTCGGAACCGTGCGTTCCGGATGCGTCCGTGGAAAGCCGGGGCGTTCGCAGGCCGGAATATCGGGAACTCAAGAAGCGGATGAAGATCAGCTTCGGCATGATCGTGAAGATGGTGCACAGGGGAGAAATGCCTCCAGCCCGGGCCGTGCAATCCTTTTTGGCGGATTCCGAGCTGATGGTGACATATTCCGGTTACGGCGATGAATTCTACGACGAGTATCGGGTCGCCTGCCGGGCGCTTGAGCAGGCCTTTGCTTTGGGCGAACTGGAGCGGATGCATTCGGCCGTGGATGAACTGGCCCGACAGAAAGGGCATTGTCACGCCAATTACGACTAG
- a CDS encoding GAK system CofD-like protein has product MRIGITREVRIPDPVKLERYRRTPELGPRVLFFSGGTALRDTSHHLISLTHNSIHIITPFDSGGSSAVLRKAFAMPAVGDIRNRLMALADQTLKGNPEIFELFAYRLDHDSDRESLLAELRSMADGRHRLVRRVPGPMRKIIRNYFFEFLNHMPEDFDLRGASLGNVVLTAGYLANRRQIEPVIYLFSKLVQVCGTVLPVVGADCHIAAELDDGEVVVGQHLLTGKEAAPLERGVRRIWLTGSLDSREPVRVAIRRRTREVMSEAELICYPVGSFYTSLIANLLPSGVGRAIADNACPKVFVPNTSHDPELVGLSVAGQVRVLLDTLCADDSSLVPQDVLQYVMVDSARGQYPTGLDIAEVEQLGVRVIDCRLVSRRSAPHVDPVLLCGVLLSLT; this is encoded by the coding sequence ATGCGTATCGGCATTACCAGAGAAGTCCGGATACCGGACCCCGTGAAACTGGAGCGGTACCGCCGCACCCCGGAGCTCGGGCCGCGCGTGCTGTTCTTCAGCGGCGGTACGGCCCTGCGTGACACCTCGCATCATCTCATTTCCCTGACGCACAACTCCATTCACATCATCACGCCCTTTGATTCCGGGGGCAGCTCCGCCGTGCTGCGCAAGGCGTTTGCCATGCCCGCCGTGGGCGACATACGCAACCGGCTCATGGCTCTGGCCGACCAGACGCTCAAGGGAAATCCCGAAATCTTCGAACTGTTCGCCTATCGTCTGGACCATGACAGCGACCGGGAGAGCCTGCTGGCGGAACTCAGGAGCATGGCCGATGGCAGACACAGGCTTGTGCGGCGCGTACCCGGGCCCATGCGCAAGATCATCCGCAACTATTTTTTCGAGTTTCTGAATCACATGCCCGAAGACTTCGATCTGCGCGGGGCCAGTCTGGGCAATGTGGTGCTGACTGCCGGATATCTGGCCAACCGGCGTCAGATCGAACCGGTGATCTACCTGTTTTCCAAGCTGGTGCAGGTGTGCGGCACGGTGCTGCCCGTGGTGGGGGCGGATTGTCATATTGCTGCGGAGCTGGATGACGGAGAGGTTGTCGTGGGCCAGCATCTGCTGACCGGCAAGGAGGCCGCGCCTCTGGAACGGGGCGTACGGCGAATCTGGCTGACCGGATCCCTTGATTCCCGGGAGCCGGTTCGGGTCGCGATACGGCGCAGGACGCGTGAAGTGATGTCCGAGGCCGAACTCATCTGCTATCCGGTGGGCAGCTTCTACACCAGCCTGATCGCCAACCTGCTTCCCTCGGGCGTGGGCAGGGCCATTGCCGACAACGCCTGTCCCAAGGTCTTTGTCCCCAACACTTCGCATGATCCCGAACTGGTGGGGCTGTCCGTGGCCGGACAGGTGCGCGTGCTGCTCGACACCCTGTGCGCGGATGATTCCTCGCTGGTTCCGCAGGATGTGCTGCAATACGTGATGGTGGATTCCGCCAGGGGCCAGTATCCCACGGGGCTGGACATTGCCGAGGTGGAACAGCTTGGTGTCCGGGTCATCGACTGTCGTCTTGTCTCCCGCCGGAGCGCTCCCCATGTTGACCCGGTTCTGCTGTGCGGAGTGCTGCTCTCGCTAACCTAG
- a CDS encoding glycine betaine ABC transporter substrate-binding protein: MLKRLLTATLFICILFSAQSSLAEKPTIKLVSTPYACAITTSNLAAAVLDKAGYKTEILMVSVATMWKALEMGEADATMVAWLPATHGTYYDAVKDKVVNLGPNTLGARLGWVVPKYVTIDSITELDANKEKFDNEIIGIAPSAGLMLLSEKALKEYDLDLELKESSGAAMTAVLGNRIRENRWVVVTGWSPHWKFGRWDLKYLDDPKGVLGGPEEIVTLTRKDFPKEHPEAAAILDRIEWDINDMQTVMNWNEKPDSDPLVNAKKFLDQHPDLLAKWLGRK; encoded by the coding sequence ATGCTGAAACGGTTACTGACCGCGACTCTTTTCATCTGCATTCTTTTTTCTGCGCAAAGCAGCCTCGCGGAAAAACCGACCATCAAACTGGTTTCAACTCCCTATGCCTGCGCCATCACCACGTCGAATCTGGCGGCGGCGGTATTGGACAAGGCCGGGTACAAGACAGAAATACTCATGGTTTCCGTGGCCACAATGTGGAAGGCCCTGGAAATGGGCGAAGCCGATGCAACCATGGTTGCCTGGCTCCCAGCCACGCACGGCACCTATTATGATGCCGTGAAGGACAAGGTCGTGAACCTCGGCCCCAACACCCTTGGTGCGCGCCTCGGCTGGGTGGTTCCCAAATACGTGACCATAGACTCCATCACCGAACTCGACGCCAACAAGGAAAAGTTCGATAACGAGATCATCGGCATCGCTCCCAGTGCAGGTCTGATGCTGCTCTCGGAAAAGGCGCTCAAGGAATACGATCTCGATCTGGAGCTCAAGGAAAGCAGCGGCGCGGCCATGACCGCCGTGCTGGGCAACCGCATTCGCGAAAACCGCTGGGTGGTCGTCACTGGCTGGTCCCCGCACTGGAAGTTCGGCCGCTGGGACCTCAAATATCTGGACGACCCCAAGGGCGTTCTTGGCGGCCCCGAGGAAATCGTGACCCTCACGCGAAAGGATTTTCCCAAGGAGCATCCTGAAGCCGCAGCCATTCTCGACCGCATCGAATGGGACATCAACGACATGCAGACCGTCATGAACTGGAACGAAAAACCTGACTCCGACCCGCTGGTCAATGCCAAAAAGTTTCTGGACCAGCACCCCGATCTGCTCGCCAAATGGCTCGGCAGGAAGTAG
- a CDS encoding citrate synthase, which produces MLKESKNTSTKTAYLILDGTTYELPVIVGTENEHAIDIQKLRAETGYITFDPGYGNTGSCTSDITFVDGEQGILRYRGYPIEEIATSGSFIETAWLLIFGELPTRTQREDFRNLLSEQELLHEDQRHHFEGFPSKGHPMAILSAVINSLGCYHPDLLEIENENEFERAAAKIISKVRTIAAWSYRKSQGLPFMYPNPGLSYCQNFLHMMHSIPHKPFEPSRAEVRALSLFFTLHADHEQNCSCSTVRMVQSTQANLFASVSAGICALWGKLHGGANAAVIDMLRHLRDGDLSIPEYLDKVKSKECRLMGFGHRIYKNFDPRARILRLAAHDMLKDREIDDPLLEIAMELQEAALNDEYFIERKLYPNVDFYSGIILRALNIPVNMFPVMFAIGRMPGWIAHWWEAHRKGVSRIHRPRQIYTGPVNKKYIPMDERN; this is translated from the coding sequence ATGTTGAAAGAAAGCAAGAACACCAGCACGAAAACCGCGTATCTCATCCTTGATGGAACAACCTATGAACTCCCCGTCATCGTGGGCACGGAAAACGAACATGCCATAGACATCCAGAAACTGCGAGCAGAGACCGGCTACATCACCTTTGATCCCGGCTACGGGAACACCGGGTCCTGCACCAGCGACATCACATTCGTGGACGGCGAACAGGGCATCCTGCGCTACCGGGGATATCCCATAGAGGAAATAGCCACCAGCGGATCGTTCATCGAAACGGCATGGCTGCTGATCTTCGGAGAACTTCCCACCCGGACCCAACGCGAGGATTTCCGTAATCTGCTGAGCGAGCAGGAACTGCTGCACGAGGACCAGCGTCACCACTTCGAGGGCTTTCCCTCCAAGGGACACCCCATGGCCATTCTGTCCGCCGTGATCAATTCACTGGGATGCTATCACCCGGACCTGCTGGAAATCGAAAACGAAAACGAATTCGAGCGTGCAGCCGCCAAGATCATCAGCAAGGTACGCACCATTGCGGCATGGTCCTACCGCAAATCGCAGGGCCTGCCGTTCATGTACCCGAATCCGGGGTTGAGCTACTGCCAGAACTTTCTGCACATGATGCACTCCATCCCGCACAAGCCATTTGAGCCGAGCCGGGCCGAGGTGCGCGCCCTGAGCCTGTTCTTTACCCTGCATGCAGACCATGAACAGAACTGCTCCTGCTCCACGGTACGAATGGTCCAATCCACCCAGGCCAACCTGTTTGCCTCGGTTTCCGCTGGCATATGTGCGCTCTGGGGCAAATTGCACGGCGGCGCCAACGCAGCCGTGATCGACATGCTCCGCCATCTGCGCGACGGTGACCTGTCCATCCCGGAATATCTGGACAAGGTGAAATCCAAGGAATGCCGTCTCATGGGCTTCGGGCACCGCATCTACAAGAATTTCGACCCGCGCGCCCGCATACTGCGTCTGGCCGCCCACGACATGCTCAAGGACAGGGAAATCGACGACCCGCTTCTGGAAATCGCCATGGAGCTTCAGGAAGCAGCCCTGAACGACGAATACTTCATCGAGCGCAAGCTCTACCCCAATGTGGACTTCTATTCCGGCATCATTCTGCGCGCCCTGAACATTCCGGTAAACATGTTCCCGGTCATGTTCGCCATCGGCCGCATGCCCGGCTGGATCGCCCACTGGTGGGAAGCGCATCGAAAAGGTGTATCCCGCATCCACCGGCCGCGCCAGATATACACCGGTCCAGTGAACAAGAAATACATCCCCATGGATGAACGCAACTAA
- a CDS encoding 4Fe-4S dicluster domain-containing protein, which produces MKKSNISATGMSRRNFFKAVGAGGASLLLPGAARAESGVELATLLDLSKCIGCGACVDACRESNHAKFPEPEKPFPDMVPASRAKPEDWSDKRDVDDRLTPYNWLYIQTAEGTWNGEEYEINIPRRCMHCRNAPCANLCPFGAAARETNGIVRIYDQICFGGAKCRAVCPWHIPQRQSGVGLYRHVLPRLAGNGVMYKCDRCYQLVEQGQLPACIEACPEDVQQIGPREEMLEKAYALAREMDGYVYGDKENGGTNTFYVSPVPFEELDAAVQKGRGRPHLSPAGDVMKDETNLAVATVIAPVAGIAAGVLGLGARLAGNGKKEGDHED; this is translated from the coding sequence ATGAAGAAATCGAACATCTCTGCAACAGGAATGAGCCGCCGCAACTTTTTCAAGGCTGTGGGTGCTGGTGGCGCATCGCTTTTGCTGCCCGGGGCCGCAAGGGCCGAATCCGGAGTGGAGTTGGCCACGCTGCTGGATTTGTCCAAGTGCATAGGCTGCGGTGCGTGCGTGGATGCCTGCCGCGAATCGAATCACGCCAAGTTTCCCGAACCGGAAAAGCCGTTTCCGGACATGGTTCCCGCCAGCCGGGCAAAGCCCGAGGACTGGTCGGACAAGCGGGATGTCGACGACAGGCTCACTCCGTACAACTGGCTGTACATCCAGACTGCCGAAGGCACATGGAACGGCGAGGAGTATGAGATCAACATTCCGAGGCGGTGCATGCACTGTCGCAATGCGCCTTGCGCCAACTTGTGTCCGTTCGGCGCTGCAGCCCGGGAAACCAATGGCATCGTGCGCATCTATGACCAGATATGCTTTGGCGGGGCCAAGTGCCGGGCCGTGTGTCCGTGGCATATCCCCCAGCGGCAGTCCGGCGTGGGGCTGTATCGGCACGTGCTGCCCCGGTTGGCTGGAAACGGAGTCATGTACAAGTGCGACCGCTGTTATCAATTGGTGGAACAGGGCCAGCTTCCGGCCTGCATCGAAGCCTGTCCGGAAGACGTGCAGCAGATCGGCCCGCGCGAGGAAATGCTGGAAAAGGCCTATGCACTGGCTCGGGAAATGGACGGGTACGTTTACGGCGACAAGGAAAACGGTGGAACCAACACTTTCTACGTGTCTCCGGTGCCGTTCGAGGAACTGGATGCAGCCGTGCAAAAGGGCAGGGGCAGGCCACACCTGTCTCCGGCAGGGGATGTCATGAAGGACGAAACCAATCTCGCAGTGGCCACGGTCATTGCGCCGGTGGCGGGAATCGCCGCGGGTGTGCTCGGTCTCGGTGCCCGGCTTGCCGGGAATGGGAAGAAGGAGGGCGATCATGAAGACTAG
- a CDS encoding 4Fe-4S ferredoxin yields the protein MKTRAYPRWISRLYVFAMTVLGVTGLAQMPLARRYYISDLPGLGWLADFFMVHKVHYVAAAALLFVVGLVVANWLSRWKGRLGITPMGKVRLVLLAGLILTGGLRVTRNLPDVFYSPEFVILFDWTHLLLAMLIGVAALVALVRGRSAYAEIRD from the coding sequence ATGAAGACTAGGGCTTATCCGCGCTGGATTTCCCGTTTGTACGTGTTCGCCATGACCGTGCTTGGCGTGACCGGGCTGGCCCAGATGCCGCTTGCCAGACGCTACTACATTTCCGATCTGCCCGGGTTGGGCTGGCTCGCGGATTTCTTCATGGTCCACAAGGTGCATTACGTGGCTGCTGCCGCCCTGCTGTTCGTGGTTGGACTCGTTGTTGCGAACTGGCTCTCCCGGTGGAAGGGGCGTCTCGGGATTACGCCCATGGGCAAGGTACGCCTCGTGCTGCTGGCCGGTCTGATTCTGACCGGCGGTCTGCGCGTGACGCGAAATCTGCCGGACGTGTTCTACAGTCCGGAGTTCGTGATTCTGTTCGATTGGACACATCTGCTTCTTGCCATGCTGATCGGCGTTGCCGCTCTTGTGGCGCTGGTGCGAGGGCGATCCGCCTACGCCGAGATTCGCGACTGA
- a CDS encoding adenosine deaminase family protein — translation MKQVMAWALLLLFMATALGCAARGHEGRDNAVMAAASAFEEVRDDPVRLRAFLSEFPKGGELHSHLSGAVYAEDFLRWSMEQGLCVSTEPLGLSQPPCGPGTQPAEQALGDAVLYGRMVDFMSNRDFDCTRAMWGHDNFFATFDRFGPASDGNTGKMLAQAMQEAGQGNVLYLELMKSFFPPELKGAARKAGWDGDPDATFERLRHTGVFETIPAVRAQIRAVEQEAARLVAGTSGQGVTVRWLEQCIRVLQPEAVFAQFAYAFALCRDEPHVVGFNLVAPEDNPASMRNYALHMRMIQGLRKHFPETSVTLHAGELRLGLVEPEGLRFHIRQAVEVAGAKRIGHGVDLPFEEDMPGLLAGMREKGVSVEICLSSNDQILGVKGDRHPLQTYASAGIPITLNTDDAGVARIDLTHEYQRAVQEHGFDYAAIVRASRNGLEQSFLPGRSLWKDADSFTPVDGCNGPDGVASQACEAALAGSEKGMLQLKLEKQLRDFAVRASVLVR, via the coding sequence ATGAAACAGGTGATGGCATGGGCGCTGCTCCTTCTGTTCATGGCAACGGCATTGGGGTGCGCTGCTCGCGGGCATGAAGGCCGGGACAACGCTGTCATGGCTGCGGCTTCGGCGTTCGAGGAGGTTCGGGATGATCCGGTTCGCTTGCGGGCCTTTCTGTCCGAGTTTCCCAAGGGCGGGGAACTGCATTCCCATCTGAGCGGCGCTGTGTATGCCGAGGATTTTCTGCGCTGGAGCATGGAACAGGGATTATGCGTGTCAACCGAACCTCTGGGGTTGAGCCAGCCGCCGTGCGGGCCGGGGACGCAGCCTGCGGAACAGGCCTTGGGCGATGCGGTGCTGTACGGGCGCATGGTGGACTTCATGTCCAACCGCGATTTCGATTGCACCCGGGCCATGTGGGGGCATGACAATTTCTTTGCCACGTTCGACCGCTTCGGCCCGGCCTCGGACGGAAATACCGGAAAAATGCTGGCGCAGGCAATGCAGGAGGCCGGGCAGGGCAATGTGCTGTATCTGGAGCTGATGAAATCCTTTTTCCCGCCGGAGCTGAAGGGGGCTGCGCGCAAGGCCGGATGGGACGGAGATCCGGATGCGACGTTCGAACGGCTGAGACACACCGGAGTGTTCGAGACCATTCCTGCGGTACGCGCACAGATTCGCGCCGTGGAACAGGAGGCTGCCAGGCTGGTTGCCGGAACCTCGGGACAGGGCGTGACCGTGCGCTGGCTGGAGCAGTGCATACGCGTGCTGCAGCCTGAAGCGGTTTTCGCCCAGTTTGCCTATGCCTTTGCCCTGTGCCGGGACGAGCCGCATGTGGTGGGGTTCAATCTGGTGGCTCCCGAGGACAACCCCGCATCCATGAGAAACTATGCGTTGCACATGCGCATGATTCAGGGATTGCGCAAACATTTTCCGGAAACCAGCGTGACTCTGCATGCCGGGGAGTTGCGTCTGGGGCTGGTGGAACCCGAGGGGTTGCGGTTTCACATTCGGCAGGCCGTGGAGGTGGCCGGGGCAAAACGCATCGGCCACGGTGTGGACCTGCCGTTCGAGGAGGACATGCCCGGTCTGCTGGCGGGCATGCGGGAAAAGGGCGTGTCCGTGGAAATATGTCTGTCGAGCAACGATCAGATCCTCGGAGTGAAGGGCGACCGACATCCGTTGCAAACCTATGCGTCGGCCGGAATTCCGATTACGCTCAACACGGACGACGCGGGCGTGGCGCGCATCGACCTGACGCATGAATACCAGCGCGCCGTGCAGGAGCACGGATTCGACTATGCGGCCATTGTCCGGGCCTCGCGCAATGGGTTGGAACAATCCTTTCTGCCGGGCAGAAGTCTTTGGAAGGATGCGGACTCGTTCACGCCCGTGGACGGCTGCAACGGTCCGGACGGGGTGGCCTCGCAGGCATGCGAAGCTGCGCTGGCTGGCAGTGAAAAGGGCATGCTTCAGTTGAAGCTGGAGAAACAACTGCGGGATTTCGCGGTCCGGGCTTCGGTACTGGTCCGGTGA
- a CDS encoding molybdopterin biosynthesis protein has product MSKRNIYLSTVPPEQAVILAKQNLDRDALLGVETVPTHEAAGRVTAAPVIARCSSPTFHSAAMDGIAVRAEDTFAAREDLPVRLSHPDQFQFVNTGNPLPSGMNAVIMIENVVQVDEVTVEVDTPAFPWQHVRRIGEDIVATELLLPQNRELTPCDLGALLSAGLYEVTVHERPRAAFLPTGDEVLNFRDHPEPEAGQVIESNSQVFRAYAASWGMDATWSTPVPDCAAALEQAVLDALDKGNHIVIVGAGSSAGSKDFSRTVFSSLGKVLVHGISVMPGKPTLLAVTDERSGHPGRLLVGAPGYPVSAVVCHEKILAPIASWLMRKAEPARATAEVVMARKTPSKPGMREAIRLACGRIGDRLIGAPLARGAGMITTMTKAQAVAYVPEESEGVEQGETLRAELLVPEAEMNRVLVHVGSHDNTLDLLANELMGLAEPLRLVSSHAGSMGGLNALKAGSALFAGAHLFDPETNDFNFPFLKRYLPDMDVTVINLAIRHQGLIVGKGNPLNIQGVADLTREDVSFINRQRGAGTRILLDHHLRQAAIDPRSVQGYDNEEFTHMAVAVNVLTGAASCGLGIYAAAKALELDFVPLAHERYDLVIPTAHLNDPRIVSLLELVRSPRLQQAVRDLGGYETDLAGREMQPGMGLGH; this is encoded by the coding sequence ATGAGCAAACGGAACATCTACCTCAGCACAGTGCCTCCGGAACAGGCCGTGATTCTGGCCAAGCAAAACCTCGACCGCGACGCGCTGCTGGGCGTGGAGACCGTGCCGACTCATGAGGCGGCCGGGCGGGTCACGGCTGCTCCCGTGATCGCCCGGTGCTCCTCGCCGACCTTTCATTCCGCGGCCATGGACGGCATTGCCGTCCGGGCCGAGGACACCTTTGCCGCGCGCGAGGACCTGCCCGTGCGCCTGTCCCACCCCGATCAATTCCAGTTCGTGAACACGGGCAATCCCCTGCCTTCGGGCATGAATGCCGTGATCATGATCGAAAACGTGGTGCAGGTGGACGAAGTCACCGTCGAAGTGGACACCCCGGCCTTTCCGTGGCAGCACGTTCGCCGCATCGGCGAGGACATCGTGGCCACGGAACTGCTCCTGCCCCAGAACCGGGAACTCACGCCCTGCGACCTCGGTGCGCTTCTGTCCGCCGGCCTCTATGAAGTGACGGTTCATGAACGTCCCCGGGCCGCATTTCTGCCCACGGGCGATGAAGTGCTGAACTTCCGGGATCATCCCGAACCCGAGGCCGGGCAGGTCATTGAATCCAATTCACAGGTCTTCCGCGCCTACGCCGCATCCTGGGGCATGGATGCGACATGGTCCACACCGGTTCCGGATTGTGCTGCGGCTCTGGAACAGGCCGTGCTCGACGCATTGGACAAGGGCAATCACATCGTGATCGTGGGAGCCGGCTCCTCGGCTGGCAGCAAGGACTTCTCCAGAACCGTGTTCTCCTCGCTGGGCAAGGTGCTGGTCCACGGTATCAGCGTGATGCCGGGCAAACCCACCCTGCTTGCCGTGACCGACGAACGCTCGGGGCATCCGGGGCGCCTGCTTGTGGGCGCACCGGGCTATCCGGTCAGCGCCGTGGTCTGCCACGAAAAGATTCTTGCCCCCATCGCATCGTGGCTCATGCGCAAGGCCGAACCAGCCCGGGCCACAGCCGAAGTGGTCATGGCCCGCAAGACCCCGTCCAAACCCGGCATGCGCGAGGCCATTCGGCTGGCCTGCGGTCGCATCGGCGACAGGCTGATCGGCGCGCCTCTGGCTCGCGGCGCGGGCATGATCACCACCATGACCAAGGCACAGGCCGTGGCCTATGTTCCCGAGGAATCCGAAGGGGTGGAACAGGGTGAAACCCTGCGCGCGGAACTGCTGGTTCCCGAAGCGGAAATGAACCGCGTGCTGGTGCATGTGGGCAGCCACGACAATACGCTGGACCTGCTGGCCAACGAACTCATGGGCCTTGCCGAACCGCTCCGTCTCGTGTCCAGCCACGCAGGCAGCATGGGCGGACTGAACGCGCTCAAGGCAGGCTCCGCCCTGTTTGCAGGCGCACATCTGTTCGATCCGGAAACAAACGATTTCAACTTCCCGTTCCTCAAACGCTATCTGCCGGACATGGACGTGACCGTGATCAACCTCGCGATCCGTCATCAGGGCCTGATCGTGGGCAAGGGCAATCCCCTGAACATTCAGGGAGTGGCCGATCTGACGCGCGAGGACGTGAGCTTCATCAACCGTCAGCGCGGAGCCGGGACCCGAATTCTGCTCGACCATCACCTCAGACAGGCCGCCATCGATCCGCGCTCGGTGCAGGGGTATGACAACGAGGAATTCACGCATATGGCCGTGGCCGTGAACGTGCTGACCGGGGCCGCCTCCTGCGGACTGGGCATTTATGCCGCGGCAAAGGCCCTTGAGCTGGACTTCGTGCCGCTGGCCCACGAGAGGTATGATCTGGTCATTCCCACGGCACATCTGAATGATCCCCGCATCGTCAGTCTGCTCGAACTGGTGCGCTCTCCGCGCCTGCAGCAGGCTGTCCGCGACCTCGGCGGCTATGAAACCGACCTTGCGGGCCGGGAGATGCAACCGGGCATGGGACTCGGCCACTAG